The Pelodiscus sinensis isolate JC-2024 chromosome 30, ASM4963464v1, whole genome shotgun sequence genome has a window encoding:
- the LOC102448380 gene encoding olfactory receptor 14A16-like, whose amino-acid sequence MSNHTTVTEFLLLGFSNIRELQILHFVVFLVLYLAALMGNLLTVTAIVLDHRLHTPMYFFLANLAVLDIGCISSVVPKSMANSLSNTTLISYSGCVTQVFFLLFSVGADVFLLTIMAYDRYVAICRPLHYERVMNWRACVQMATSVWVGGVLNSTLHTGNIYTMSFCHGHVVDQFFCEIPRLLKLACSDSYRTENGLIVLSICLLLICLVFTFVSYVQIFKAVLRIPSEQGRRKAFSTCLPHLIVMSVLIGTGSFSYLKPISSSISRLDLISAVAYSVVPPMLNPVIYSMRNKELKASLRKLTRWRLFPKNKKSMSL is encoded by the coding sequence ATGTCCAACCACACCACCGTGACCGAGTTCCTTCTCCTGGGATTCTCTAACATCCGGGAGCTGCAGATTCTGCACTTTGTGGTGTTTCTGGTGCTTTACCTGGCTGCCCTGATGGGGAATCTTCTCACTGTCACAGCCATCGTCCTCGACCATcgtcttcacacccccatgtacttcttcctggcgAACCTGGCTGTTCTCGACATTGGCTGCATCTCGTCTGTTGTCCCCAAATCCATGGCCAATTCCCTCAGCAACACCACCCTGATTTCTTACTCGGGCTGCGTCACGCAGgtgtttttcctcctcttctcggTGGGAGCAGATGTTTTCCTTCTCACCATCATGGCCTACGACCGATATGTGGCCATCTGCCGGCCACTGCACTACGAGAGAGTGATGAACTGGAGAGCTTGTGTCCAAATGGCCACCAGCGTGTGGGTTGGTGGCGTTCTCAACTCCACACTGCACACCGGGAACATTTACACCATGTCCTTCTGCCACGGTCATGTGGTGGAccagttcttctgtgaaatcCCCCGACTCCTCAAGCTGGCCTGCTCTGATTCCTACCGCACTGAAAATGGACTCATTGTCCTTAGTATCTGCCTGTTGCTCATCTGTCTTGTGTTCACCTTTGTGTCCTACGTTCAGATCTTCAAAGCGGTGCTGAGAATCCCCTCGGAGCAGGGTCGgcgtaaagccttctccacctgcctcccccacctcatcGTGATGTCTGTTCTAATTGGCACTGGGTCCTTCTCCTACCTGAAACCGATTTCCAGCTCAATCTCGCGTCTGGACCTCATTTCGGCTGTTGCCTATTCCGTGGTACCGCCCATGCTGAACCCAGTCATCTACAGCATGAGGAACAAGGAGCTCAAAGCTTCCCTGAGAAAACTGACTAGGTGGAGGTTGTTCCCTAAGAATAAAAAGTCGATGTCTCTCTGA